GACGGCGTCGCCCGTCGAGCGCGGGGCGAGGGACCGCAGCAGACCGGCCGCCTTGTGGGAGTCCCGGAGAAAGAAGAACATGAGCAGCAGCGCGAGCACAGAGGCGGCGATCACCTCTCCCACCACACTCAGCCCGCTGATCACCCCGGACGCGGCCGTCCCGCCGAACCGGCCGAGCAGCTCCTTCGAGTTCTTCGCGACATCGTCGAGTGAGGTCCCGGCGGCCCCGAAGCGCCTGGCGAGATCCTGGGCGGCGTGCCGCAACGAGGTGACGATCTGGTCGCCGGTGTCGATCAGCGCGTGGACGACGATGAACGTGGCCCCACCGATGACGACGACGACCGCGACACAGGTCAGCCCCGCGGCGACGGACCGGTTCACCTTCACCCTCACCAGCCGCCGGTGCAGGGGCCCGAGGAGCGCGGTCCCGAGCAGAGCGAGCAGCACGGGCGTGACGGCGGTCTTGAGCTCCACGACCAGCCAGACGCCGACCGCGGCGACCCCGGCCACAAGGAGCGCGACCACGCACCAGGCGGCAAGCCGCCGCACGGGCTCGGGAAGAATGCTGTGCACGCTCCCACGTGACCACAGCGCGCACACACCGTCCCGCCCACCGCCGCCACGCGGGTGACGCACCATCAGATGCCGCGGCCGGTCGGCCGCCGCGTCGACTGGCGGCCGTCAGCCCTCGGC
This window of the Streptomyces sp. SLBN-118 genome carries:
- a CDS encoding AI-2E family transporter — encoded protein: MHSILPEPVRRLAAWCVVALLVAGVAAVGVWLVVELKTAVTPVLLALLGTALLGPLHRRLVRVKVNRSVAAGLTCVAVVVVIGGATFIVVHALIDTGDQIVTSLRHAAQDLARRFGAAGTSLDDVAKNSKELLGRFGGTAASGVISGLSVVGEVIAASVLALLLMFFFLRDSHKAAGLLRSLAPRSTGDAVEAMGRRAFEAVEGFMRGTTLIALIDAVCITVGLLILRVPGAVGLGALVFVAAYIPYLGAFISGAVAVLVALADRGFVIALWALGVVLAVQLLEGHVLQPLIQSRMVQMHPAVVMLAITVGASVAGILGMLLSVPLTAAAFGVIGELRTRYSDGARPGEGSRPGEGSGSGAADA